In one Bradyrhizobium sp. 4 genomic region, the following are encoded:
- the ccmI gene encoding c-type cytochrome biogenesis protein CcmI, whose amino-acid sequence MMLWFVFALMTVAATFAVLLPLGRSGRAQNEGSEVAVYKDQLAEIERDLAAGLIAAPEAEAARVEVSRRLLAAAGSEPATAPKSSLKWRRAAAVLALAGLPLVAISVYVPLGSPRLQDFPLAQRERGSGSGMAQSLENLVVQVEQHLEKNPTDGRGWNVIAPVLERLGRFDDAVRAYRNSLTYNGESAERRSDLGEAISAAAGGVVTAEAKTEFERARALSADDPKANYFLGLAAEQDGRKDDAANIWRALLAKAPADAPWRPLVQTSLARVGGGGATMPALSDETLAASKDMKEGDRNAMVRGMVERLATRLKQNGDDVEGWLRLVRAYLVMGDRDKAVGASTDARQAVANDAARLRQLDEGLKTLGLDG is encoded by the coding sequence ATGATGCTATGGTTCGTGTTCGCGCTGATGACGGTCGCGGCGACCTTCGCCGTGCTTTTGCCGCTCGGCCGTAGCGGACGCGCGCAAAATGAGGGCAGCGAGGTCGCGGTCTACAAGGACCAACTCGCCGAGATCGAGCGTGATCTTGCCGCAGGGCTGATAGCTGCGCCCGAAGCCGAGGCCGCGCGCGTCGAGGTCAGCCGCAGGCTGCTCGCCGCGGCCGGCAGCGAGCCCGCAACGGCGCCGAAATCCAGCCTCAAATGGCGCCGCGCGGCGGCCGTGCTGGCGCTTGCCGGCCTGCCGCTGGTTGCGATCAGCGTCTATGTGCCGCTCGGCTCGCCCAGGCTCCAGGACTTTCCACTGGCGCAGCGGGAGCGCGGATCCGGGTCCGGCATGGCGCAGTCGCTCGAAAATCTGGTCGTCCAGGTCGAGCAACATCTGGAAAAGAATCCGACCGACGGGCGCGGCTGGAACGTGATCGCGCCCGTGCTGGAGCGGCTTGGCCGCTTCGATGACGCCGTGCGGGCCTATCGCAACTCGCTCACCTACAATGGCGAGAGCGCGGAACGCCGGTCCGATCTCGGCGAAGCGATCTCGGCCGCCGCCGGCGGCGTCGTGACCGCCGAGGCCAAGACCGAGTTCGAGCGCGCGCGGGCGCTCAGCGCTGACGACCCCAAGGCGAACTATTTTCTCGGTCTCGCCGCCGAGCAGGACGGCCGCAAGGACGATGCCGCCAACATCTGGCGCGCGCTGCTGGCGAAAGCGCCGGCGGATGCGCCGTGGCGTCCTCTGGTGCAGACCTCGCTCGCCCGGGTCGGCGGCGGTGGCGCTACGATGCCGGCGCTGTCGGATGAAACCCTTGCAGCTTCCAAGGACATGAAAGAGGGCGATCGCAACGCGATGGTTCGCGGCATGGTCGAACGGCTCGCCACGCGCCTCAAGCAGAACGGCGACGACGTCGAGGGTTGGCTGCGCCTGGTGCGCGCCTATCTCGTGATGGGTGATCGCGACAAGGCGGTGGGGGCATCGACCGATGCCCGCCAGGCGGTTGCCAACGATGCAGCGCGGTTGCGCCAGCTCGATGAAGGCCTCAAGACACTCGGGCTCGACGGATGA
- a CDS encoding ATP-binding protein translates to MTAFGKLVRTTAFRLTLVYLLLFAMFAASLLAYFAWNTRRLITEEITQTVNAETSEINEIYGRRGLRALVLAIEYRALRPGANLYLVTTPTGQSIAGNVGSLAPGVMATRGWSETAYRRIEDADDRDHLALVRVTELENGFRLLIGRDLAERRRLFGIVAKAAQWSILIVVVLGLGGGIFVARRVLRRIDAMSGTAHRIMTGDLSERLPVGRSGDELDRLAENLNAMLERIEALMAGLKEVSDNIAHDLKTPLTRLRNRAEEALAKSGGEADYRAALERTIEESDGLIRTFNALLMIARAESGQARGNMDDFDAADVANGIHELYEPLAEDDGMTLKVRCEPTPVHANRELISQALANLVENAIKYGKPAAQPAGTVVSMEGRQITIESRREGDQVLLSVTDRGPGIPEADRKHVVERFVRLEASRTLPGSGLGLSLASAVATLHGGELRLGDAQPGLVATLVLPARSGAGDRVAPPMQDVPQKVA, encoded by the coding sequence GTGACGGCATTCGGTAAACTCGTCCGCACCACGGCATTCCGGCTGACGCTGGTCTATTTGCTGTTGTTCGCGATGTTCGCGGCCTCGCTGCTGGCCTATTTCGCCTGGAATACGCGGCGGCTGATCACCGAGGAAATCACGCAGACGGTCAATGCCGAGACGTCTGAGATCAACGAGATCTACGGCCGCCGCGGCTTGCGCGCTCTCGTGCTCGCGATCGAGTACCGCGCGCTGCGGCCGGGCGCCAACCTCTATCTGGTGACGACGCCGACCGGCCAGTCGATCGCCGGCAATGTCGGCTCGCTCGCGCCCGGCGTGATGGCGACGCGCGGCTGGTCCGAGACCGCCTACCGGCGGATCGAGGATGCCGACGATCGGGACCATCTTGCGCTCGTCCGCGTCACCGAATTGGAAAACGGCTTCCGGCTTCTGATCGGACGCGATCTGGCCGAGCGGCGACGGCTGTTCGGCATCGTGGCGAAGGCCGCGCAATGGTCGATCCTGATCGTCGTGGTGCTCGGCCTTGGCGGCGGCATCTTCGTGGCGCGCAGGGTGCTCAGGCGCATCGACGCGATGAGCGGCACCGCCCATCGCATCATGACGGGCGATCTCAGCGAACGCCTGCCTGTGGGGCGCAGCGGCGACGAGCTCGACCGCCTCGCCGAAAACCTCAACGCGATGCTGGAGCGGATCGAGGCGCTGATGGCGGGGCTGAAGGAGGTCTCCGACAACATCGCCCACGACCTCAAGACGCCGCTGACGCGCCTGCGCAACCGCGCCGAGGAGGCGCTGGCGAAATCCGGCGGCGAGGCCGACTACCGCGCCGCGCTGGAGCGGACCATCGAGGAATCGGACGGGCTGATCCGCACCTTCAACGCGCTGCTGATGATCGCGCGCGCCGAGTCCGGGCAGGCGCGCGGCAACATGGATGATTTCGACGCGGCCGATGTCGCCAACGGCATTCACGAGCTCTACGAGCCACTGGCCGAAGACGATGGCATGACCTTGAAGGTCAGGTGCGAGCCGACCCCGGTCCACGCCAACCGCGAATTGATCAGCCAGGCCCTCGCCAATCTTGTCGAGAATGCGATCAAATACGGCAAGCCGGCCGCGCAGCCGGCGGGAACTGTGGTCAGCATGGAGGGCAGGCAGATCACGATCGAATCGAGGCGCGAGGGCGATCAAGTGCTGCTCAGCGTCACCGATCGCGGTCCCGGCATCCCCGAAGCCGACCGCAAGCATGTGGTGGAACGATTCGTGCGGCTGGAAGCGAGCCGCACGCTGCCTGGATCCGGCCTCGGCCTCAGTCTCGCCTCCGCGGTCGCGACATTGCATGGCGGTGAGTTGAGGTTGGGTGACGCCCAGCCCGGTCTTGTCGCCACGCTGGTGCTGCCGGCGCGCTCGGGGGCCGGCGACAGGGTTGCTCCGCCAATGCAGGATGTGCCACAGAAGGTGGCATGA
- a CDS encoding heme lyase CcmF/NrfE family subunit produces the protein MIAESGHYALVLALGLALIQSIVPLIGARLRDDALMNVARSTALAQLLFVGASFIALVMLHVESDFSVANVYENSHSMKPLLYKITGVWGNHEGSMLLWVSILALFGGLVAAFGNNLPLSLRAHVLAVQAWIASAFYLFILMTSNPFLRIANPPIEGRDLNPVLQDIGLAVHPPMLYLGYVGFSISFSFAIAALLEGRIDAAWARWVRPWTLVAWIFLTLGIAMGSYWAYYELGWGGWWFWDPVENASLMPWLAGTALLHSALVMEKRNALKVWTILLSILTFSLSLLGTFLVRSGVITSVHAFATDPTRGVFILLILCLFIGGSLSLFAGRATSLKQGGLFAPISREGALVLNNLLLTVACAVVLFGTLYPLAMEMLADFKMSVGAPFYNLTFAPLFTLLLLAVPFGPMLAWKRGDLLGVTQRLLAAGVAGLVAVAMVWGWALGGSALAPLAIGLGVFVIAGAATDLAERTGLFRLPFATTLHRARGLPRSAWGSVFAHAGLGVALIGIVCETTWNSEYIATMKQNDVAHVAGYDVKLDGLFQRQGPNFHEMIAEFNVSHDGEKLSVMTPSKRSFTTRGSSTTEAALLTRGASQLYISLGDATAEGAIAVRIYHKPLVLLIWWGPVLMAFGGVLSLSDRRLRVGAPKPARAKQRLQPAE, from the coding sequence GTGATCGCGGAGTCAGGACATTACGCGCTGGTGCTGGCGCTCGGATTGGCACTGATCCAATCCATCGTGCCCCTGATCGGTGCGCGGCTGCGCGATGATGCGCTGATGAATGTGGCGCGCTCCACTGCGCTGGCGCAGCTTCTGTTCGTCGGTGCGTCGTTCATCGCATTGGTGATGCTGCACGTAGAGTCGGATTTCTCGGTCGCGAACGTCTACGAGAATTCCCACTCCATGAAGCCGCTGCTCTACAAGATCACCGGCGTGTGGGGAAACCATGAAGGTTCGATGCTCTTGTGGGTGTCGATCCTCGCGCTGTTCGGCGGATTGGTCGCGGCCTTCGGCAACAATCTGCCGCTGTCGCTGCGCGCGCATGTGCTGGCCGTACAGGCGTGGATCGCCAGCGCCTTCTATCTCTTCATCCTGATGACTTCCAACCCGTTCCTGCGCATCGCCAACCCGCCGATCGAGGGACGCGATCTCAATCCGGTGCTTCAGGACATCGGTCTCGCCGTGCATCCGCCAATGCTCTATCTCGGCTATGTCGGCTTCTCGATCTCGTTCTCCTTCGCGATCGCGGCGTTGCTGGAGGGGCGGATCGACGCCGCGTGGGCGCGCTGGGTGCGGCCGTGGACGCTGGTCGCCTGGATCTTCCTGACCCTCGGTATCGCCATGGGCTCGTACTGGGCCTACTACGAACTGGGTTGGGGCGGCTGGTGGTTCTGGGACCCGGTCGAGAACGCCTCGTTGATGCCGTGGCTTGCCGGAACAGCGCTGCTGCATTCGGCTCTGGTGATGGAGAAGCGCAACGCGCTGAAGGTCTGGACCATCCTCTTGTCGATCCTGACCTTCTCGCTGTCGCTGCTCGGCACCTTCCTGGTGCGCTCGGGGGTCATCACCTCGGTGCATGCCTTCGCGACCGATCCAACCCGCGGCGTGTTCATTCTCCTGATTCTCTGCCTGTTCATCGGGGGCAGCCTGTCGCTGTTCGCGGGGCGCGCGACCTCGTTGAAGCAAGGCGGCCTGTTTGCGCCGATCTCGCGCGAGGGTGCGCTGGTGCTGAACAATTTGCTGCTCACGGTCGCCTGCGCGGTGGTGCTGTTCGGCACGCTTTATCCGCTGGCGATGGAGATGCTCGCCGATTTCAAGATGTCGGTCGGTGCTCCCTTCTACAATCTGACCTTCGCCCCGCTGTTCACGCTGTTGCTGCTCGCCGTGCCGTTCGGGCCGATGCTGGCATGGAAACGCGGCGATCTGCTTGGCGTCACCCAACGTCTGCTCGCGGCCGGCGTTGCCGGGCTTGTCGCCGTTGCCATGGTTTGGGGCTGGGCGCTCGGCGGCAGCGCGCTGGCGCCATTGGCAATCGGACTTGGCGTCTTCGTCATTGCCGGCGCTGCGACGGATCTGGCCGAACGAACCGGCTTGTTCCGCCTGCCGTTCGCGACGACGCTGCATCGTGCCCGCGGTCTGCCGCGCTCGGCCTGGGGCTCGGTATTCGCGCATGCCGGCCTCGGCGTCGCGCTGATCGGAATCGTCTGCGAGACCACCTGGAACAGCGAATATATCGCCACGATGAAGCAGAACGACGTCGCCCATGTCGCCGGCTATGACGTCAAGCTGGACGGCCTGTTTCAGCGCCAAGGGCCGAACTTCCACGAGATGATCGCCGAATTCAACGTCAGCCACGACGGCGAGAAGCTCAGCGTGATGACGCCGTCCAAGCGCAGCTTCACCACCCGCGGCTCCTCGACCACCGAGGCCGCGCTGCTGACGCGTGGCGCCAGCCAGCTCTACATCTCGCTCGGCGACGCCACTGCCGAGGGCGCCATTGCCGTGCGCATCTATCACAAGCCGCTGGTGCTGCTGATCTGGTGGGGGCCGGTGCTGATGGCGTTCGGCGGCGTGCTGTCGCTGTCGGACCGGCGCCTGCGGGTCGGTGCGCCAAAACCGGCGCGGGCAAAGCAGCGCCTGCAGCCGGCGGAGTGA
- a CDS encoding sensor histidine kinase, producing MPASSLANRLFLSATAWLVVILAITGVVLSSVYKNATERAFDRRLNLYLRTLIAEVATPDEPPDRQFQSLGEPLFELPLSGWYWQITRTDPEKPEVRSSRSLWDKKLPKLEEQGTELTAAGIRIAYVDGPEGQNLRMVERPVDLGADGKFLVSVAGDDTEIFDETRSFDYYLGGTFTALGIVLLLTTVFQVRFGLAPLKRISESIADIRSGRAERLEGEFPVEIAPLARETNALIDANREIVERARTHVGNLAHAIKTPLSVIVNEAGAHPADPFAAKVMEQADVMRDQVAHHLERARIAARVSVVATVTEVAPAIEALRRTMEKIHRGRGIVVEAEADPSAKFRGERQDLEEMVGNLVDNACKWAASRVFVEVLVEAPHQASAGPRLHIIVDDDGRGLSEAERTQVSRRGQRLDESKPGSGLGLSIVTELAALYGGSLSLGRAPTGGLRAELVLPGI from the coding sequence ATGCCCGCCAGCTCGCTCGCGAACCGCCTGTTCCTGTCGGCGACCGCGTGGCTCGTGGTGATCCTGGCCATCACCGGCGTGGTGCTGTCGTCGGTCTACAAGAACGCCACCGAGCGCGCCTTCGACCGCCGGCTCAATCTCTATCTCCGCACACTGATCGCCGAGGTCGCCACCCCCGACGAGCCGCCGGACCGCCAGTTCCAGTCGCTCGGCGAGCCTCTGTTCGAGCTGCCGTTGTCCGGCTGGTACTGGCAGATCACGCGGACCGACCCCGAAAAGCCGGAGGTGCGCTCGTCGCGCTCGCTCTGGGACAAGAAGCTGCCGAAGCTTGAAGAGCAGGGCACCGAGCTTACCGCCGCCGGCATCCGGATCGCTTATGTCGACGGTCCGGAGGGACAGAACCTGCGCATGGTGGAGCGGCCGGTCGATCTCGGCGCGGACGGCAAATTTCTCGTCAGTGTCGCCGGCGACGACACGGAGATTTTCGACGAGACGCGCAGTTTCGACTACTATCTCGGCGGCACCTTCACCGCGCTCGGCATCGTGTTGCTGCTGACCACCGTGTTCCAGGTCCGCTTCGGTCTCGCGCCGCTCAAGCGCATCTCCGAATCCATCGCCGACATCCGGTCCGGGCGGGCGGAGCGGCTCGAGGGCGAGTTCCCGGTTGAGATCGCGCCGCTGGCGCGCGAGACCAACGCGCTGATCGACGCCAATCGCGAGATCGTCGAGCGCGCCCGCACCCATGTCGGAAACCTCGCTCACGCCATCAAGACGCCGCTCTCGGTCATCGTGAACGAGGCCGGCGCGCATCCCGCCGATCCGTTCGCGGCAAAGGTGATGGAGCAGGCGGACGTGATGCGCGACCAGGTTGCCCATCATCTCGAGCGCGCGCGCATCGCGGCGCGGGTCTCGGTCGTCGCGACGGTGACGGAGGTTGCACCGGCCATCGAGGCATTGCGGCGGACCATGGAGAAGATCCACCGCGGCCGCGGCATCGTGGTCGAGGCCGAGGCTGATCCGTCGGCGAAATTTCGCGGCGAGCGGCAGGATCTGGAGGAGATGGTCGGCAATCTCGTCGACAACGCCTGCAAATGGGCGGCCTCGCGGGTCTTCGTCGAAGTTCTGGTGGAAGCGCCGCATCAGGCGAGCGCCGGTCCGCGGCTGCATATCATCGTCGACGACGACGGCCGCGGCCTGTCGGAGGCCGAGCGTACCCAGGTCTCACGGCGCGGCCAACGGCTCGACGAGTCCAAGCCCGGATCGGGGCTGGGGCTGTCGATCGTGACCGAGCTCGCCGCGCTCTACGGCGGCAGCCTCTCACTCGGCCGCGCGCCGACCGGGGGCTTGCGGGCGGAGCTGGTCCTCCCCGGAATATAA
- a CDS encoding response regulator transcription factor, translating to MRLLVVEDDPDLNRQLTKALTDAGYVVDRAFDGEEGHYLGDNEPYDAVVLDIGLPKKDGISVLEAWRRNGRTMPVLILTARDRWSDKVQGFDAGADDYVAKPFHLEEVLARIRALLRRSTGHAQSELSCGPVTLDTRTGRVSVSGNPIKMTSHEYRLLAYLMHHSGRVVSRTELVEHLYDQDFDRDSNTIEVFVGRIRKKLDVDIIQTVRGLGYLLTPPPPGA from the coding sequence GTGCGCCTGCTCGTCGTTGAGGACGACCCCGATCTCAATCGCCAGCTCACCAAGGCGCTGACCGACGCCGGCTATGTCGTCGATCGCGCCTTCGACGGGGAGGAGGGGCATTATCTCGGTGACAACGAGCCCTACGATGCCGTGGTGCTCGACATCGGCCTGCCGAAGAAGGACGGCATCTCGGTCCTGGAAGCCTGGCGGCGCAACGGCCGCACCATGCCGGTCCTAATCCTCACCGCGCGCGATCGCTGGAGCGACAAGGTCCAGGGCTTCGATGCCGGCGCCGACGACTACGTCGCAAAGCCGTTCCACCTGGAGGAGGTGCTGGCGCGCATCCGCGCGCTGCTGCGCCGCTCCACTGGCCACGCCCAAAGCGAGCTGAGCTGCGGCCCCGTCACGCTCGATACCAGGACCGGCCGGGTCAGCGTATCAGGCAATCCCATCAAGATGACGTCGCACGAATATCGGCTTCTGGCCTACCTGATGCATCATTCGGGGCGCGTCGTGTCCCGCACCGAGCTGGTCGAGCATCTCTACGACCAGGACTTCGACCGCGACTCCAATACCATCGAGGTCTTCGTCGGCCGCATCCGCAAGAAGCTCGACGTCGACATCATCCAGACTGTCCGCGGCCTCGGCTATCTCCTGACCCCGCCGCCCCCCGGCGCTTGA
- the ccmE gene encoding cytochrome c maturation protein CcmE: MTRKQRRMTIIGGSLAVLALAAALVLNALRDSIVFFSTPTMVAEKHVAPGKRFRLGGLVQPGSLQRGDNLAVTFEVADGGAKLPVAFKGILPDLFREGQGVVAEGALDADGVFKADTVLAKHDETYMPKDVADALKKQGHWKDDYGAKAYDGVKASDSVKPAATTAQGNPQGAVR, encoded by the coding sequence ATGACGCGCAAGCAGCGACGTATGACCATCATCGGCGGCTCGCTTGCCGTGCTCGCGCTCGCCGCCGCGCTGGTGCTCAACGCATTGCGCGACTCCATCGTGTTCTTCTCGACGCCGACCATGGTCGCCGAGAAGCACGTTGCGCCCGGCAAGCGGTTTCGCCTCGGCGGCCTGGTGCAGCCCGGCTCGCTCCAGCGCGGCGACAATCTCGCAGTGACCTTCGAGGTCGCCGACGGCGGCGCAAAGCTTCCGGTCGCCTTCAAGGGCATTTTGCCCGATCTGTTCCGGGAAGGGCAGGGCGTCGTCGCCGAAGGCGCGCTCGACGCCGATGGCGTGTTCAAGGCCGACACCGTGCTCGCCAAGCACGACGAAACCTACATGCCCAAGGACGTCGCCGATGCCCTGAAGAAGCAGGGGCACTGGAAGGATGACTACGGCGCCAAGGCTTATGATGGCGTCAAGGCTTCCGATAGCGTCAAGCCCGCGGCCACGACAGCGCAGGGCAATCCGCAGGGAGCAGTGCGGTGA
- a CDS encoding response regulator transcription factor: MRLLIIEDDRESADYLVKAFREVGHIADHAADGEEGLAMAENGDYDVLVVDRMLPKRDGLSVIGALRDKDDSTPVLILSALGQVDDRIKGLRAGGDDYLPKPYSFAELLARVEVLSRRRGGPAEDTLYRVGDLELDRLSHRVARGKDELTLQPREFRLLEYLMKHAGQVVTRTMLLENVWDYHFDPQTNVIDVHISRLRSKIDKGFERPLLHTIRGAGYMIRDGIR; the protein is encoded by the coding sequence ATGCGCCTCCTCATCATCGAAGACGACCGCGAATCCGCCGACTACCTCGTGAAGGCGTTTCGCGAGGTCGGGCACATTGCCGACCACGCCGCCGACGGCGAGGAAGGCCTCGCCATGGCCGAGAACGGCGACTACGACGTGCTGGTGGTCGACCGCATGCTGCCCAAGCGCGACGGCCTGTCGGTGATCGGCGCGCTTCGCGACAAGGATGATTCGACGCCGGTGCTGATTCTCTCCGCGCTCGGCCAGGTCGACGACCGCATCAAGGGCTTGCGCGCCGGCGGCGACGACTACCTGCCGAAACCCTATTCCTTCGCCGAGCTGTTGGCCCGGGTCGAGGTGCTGTCGCGCCGCCGCGGCGGTCCGGCCGAGGACACGTTGTACCGGGTCGGCGATCTCGAGCTCGACCGGCTCTCCCACCGCGTCGCACGCGGCAAGGACGAGCTGACGCTGCAGCCGCGCGAATTCCGCCTGCTCGAATATTTGATGAAGCATGCGGGCCAGGTGGTGACCCGCACCATGCTGCTGGAGAACGTCTGGGACTATCATTTCGATCCGCAGACCAACGTGATCGACGTGCACATTTCACGGTTGCGTTCCAAGATCGACAAGGGTTTTGAGCGGCCGCTGCTGCACACGATCCGCGGCGCGGGATACATGATCCGTGACGGCATTCGGTAA
- a CDS encoding cytochrome c-type biogenesis protein, whose amino-acid sequence MRRMMVAFVALMLLALPAAHAVQPDEIMSDPVKESRARDLSRELRCMVCQNQSIDDSDAPLARDLRLLVRERIAAGDSNSQVLDFLVARYGEFVLLKPRFERQNMLLWLLAPLLLLGGGLALWLQIRRRSRNGADLPAPPLTPDEEARLAALMADEAKSR is encoded by the coding sequence ATGCGCCGAATGATGGTCGCGTTCGTCGCACTGATGCTGCTGGCCTTGCCTGCGGCGCATGCCGTGCAGCCCGATGAGATCATGTCGGACCCTGTGAAGGAGTCGCGTGCACGCGACTTGTCGCGCGAGCTGCGCTGCATGGTCTGCCAGAACCAATCGATCGACGATTCCGATGCGCCGCTCGCGCGCGATTTGCGGCTCCTGGTGCGCGAGCGCATCGCGGCCGGCGACAGCAATTCGCAAGTGCTCGATTTCCTGGTCGCGCGCTACGGCGAGTTCGTGCTGCTCAAGCCGCGCTTCGAGCGCCAGAACATGCTGCTGTGGCTGCTCGCGCCGCTGCTGCTGCTTGGCGGCGGCCTGGCGCTATGGCTTCAAATCCGCCGGCGCTCGCGAAATGGTGCAGACCTACCGGCTCCGCCGCTCACGCCCGACGAGGAAGCGCGGCTCGCCGCATTGATGGCGGATGAAGCCAAATCGCGCTAG
- a CDS encoding Do family serine endopeptidase: MTDRSDLSNLPSYRQPRRSVFSARKIALMASVVAGLGAAVYGFGTSTSPADLFSSPAHAQVNNEVRKVERPIGFADIVERVKPSVISVKVNIKEKTASNDDGDDAQSPFQPGSPMERFFRRFGGPDGMPGLKGGGGRGRVVQGQGSGFFISADGFAVTNNHVVDGADKVEVTTDDGKTYTAKVIGTDQRTDLALIKVEGSSNFPFAKLADGKPRIGDWVLAVGNPFGLGGTVTAGIVSASGRDIGNGPYDDFIQIDAPVNKGNSGGPAFDTNGEVMGVNTAIYSPSGGSVGIAFSIPASTVKSVVAQLKDKGSVSRGWIGVQIQPVTSDIADSLGMKKAEGALVAEPQANGPAAKAGIESGDVITSVNGESVKDARELARTIGGLAPGATVKLNVLHKGQDKVVNLTLGQLPNTIEAKADIDKDSGKGASRGTDVPKLGMTVAPADSVAGAGKEGVVITEVDPKSAAAERGFKEGDVILEVGGKSVSTAGEVRDAINTARTDNKNSVLMRVKSGGQSRFVAVPIAKG; encoded by the coding sequence ATGACCGACCGTTCCGACCTCTCGAACCTTCCGTCCTACCGGCAGCCCCGCCGATCCGTTTTCTCGGCCCGCAAGATCGCGCTGATGGCCTCGGTCGTCGCCGGCCTCGGCGCCGCCGTCTACGGCTTCGGCACGTCGACCTCGCCGGCCGACCTGTTCTCGAGCCCGGCGCATGCACAGGTCAACAACGAGGTCCGCAAGGTCGAACGCCCGATCGGTTTCGCCGACATCGTCGAGCGCGTGAAGCCGTCGGTGATCTCGGTGAAGGTCAACATCAAGGAAAAGACCGCGAGCAATGATGATGGCGATGACGCGCAGTCGCCGTTCCAGCCGGGCTCGCCGATGGAGCGGTTCTTCCGCCGCTTCGGCGGTCCGGATGGCATGCCGGGCCTGAAGGGTGGTGGCGGTCGTGGCCGCGTCGTGCAGGGCCAGGGCTCCGGCTTCTTCATCTCGGCTGATGGCTTCGCCGTGACCAACAACCACGTGGTCGACGGCGCCGACAAGGTCGAGGTCACGACCGACGACGGCAAGACCTACACCGCCAAGGTGATCGGTACCGATCAGCGCACCGACCTCGCCTTGATCAAGGTCGAGGGCAGCTCGAACTTCCCGTTCGCGAAGCTTGCCGACGGCAAGCCGCGGATCGGTGACTGGGTGCTCGCGGTCGGCAACCCGTTCGGCCTCGGCGGCACCGTGACTGCCGGCATCGTTTCGGCCAGCGGCCGCGACATCGGCAACGGCCCCTACGACGATTTCATCCAGATCGACGCGCCCGTGAACAAGGGCAACTCCGGCGGTCCGGCCTTCGACACCAACGGTGAGGTGATGGGCGTCAACACCGCGATCTACTCGCCCTCCGGCGGCAGCGTCGGCATCGCGTTCTCGATTCCCGCGAGCACAGTGAAGAGCGTGGTGGCGCAGCTCAAGGACAAGGGCTCGGTCAGCCGCGGCTGGATCGGCGTGCAGATTCAGCCGGTGACATCCGACATCGCCGACAGCCTCGGCATGAAGAAGGCCGAAGGCGCGCTGGTTGCCGAGCCGCAGGCGAATGGTCCGGCGGCCAAGGCCGGCATCGAGTCCGGTGACGTGATCACGTCGGTCAACGGCGAATCGGTCAAGGACGCCCGCGAGCTCGCCCGTACCATTGGCGGCCTGGCGCCCGGCGCGACCGTGAAGCTCAACGTGCTGCACAAGGGCCAGGACAAGGTGGTGAACCTCACCCTCGGCCAGCTGCCGAACACGATCGAGGCCAAGGCCGACATCGACAAGGACAGCGGCAAGGGCGCGAGCCGCGGCACCGACGTGCCCAAGCTCGGCATGACCGTGGCGCCCGCCGATTCCGTGGCCGGCGCCGGCAAGGAAGGCGTCGTGATCACCGAGGTCGATCCGAAGAGCGCGGCTGCCGAACGCGGCTTCAAGGAAGGCGACGTGATTCTCGAAGTCGGCGGCAAGAGCGTGAGCACCGCCGGCGAAGTCCGCGACGCCATCAACACGGCGCGGACCGACAACAAGAACAGCGTCCTGATGCGAGTGAAGAGCGGCGGCCAGTCGCGCTTCGTCGCCGTGCCCATCGCCAAGGGGTAA